Proteins from a genomic interval of Oceanicoccus sp. KOV_DT_Chl:
- a CDS encoding VOC family protein, whose protein sequence is MQESVKEDIFGAVRLGYILVGSRKLPEWKQFAKDGIGLQLAFESTDQLAFRLDNHARRLIIQEDDAEDIIATGWQLDNDMILEIVLKRLSNRNVPVEYIDDERAELRGVTAFHQFIGPKGLMIDLFTQPEEAESPLDMLNGGFITGEAGLGHVSIMSREPERNIEFWQEIFDARVSDNIDMSVGNREVIGVTFLRMNPRHHSVAIAATKGLPLDMYRTRIQHLNFEVAKLDDLSSAYERCKALNCKFTRNIGQHPNDKELSFYVTTPSGFEFELGWDALVVNESSWEEGLTYPNMSTWGHEIPGRFSSELGLNHLVQIIKSFTKNEYLPW, encoded by the coding sequence ATGCAAGAGTCTGTCAAAGAGGATATTTTTGGTGCAGTGCGCCTTGGCTATATCCTCGTAGGTTCGCGTAAGTTACCCGAATGGAAACAGTTCGCCAAAGATGGAATAGGCTTACAGCTTGCGTTTGAATCAACAGATCAATTGGCATTCCGTCTGGACAATCATGCCCGTCGGTTAATTATTCAAGAAGATGATGCCGAAGATATAATTGCAACGGGCTGGCAGCTAGATAACGATATGATACTGGAAATTGTATTGAAGCGGCTGTCAAACAGGAATGTGCCAGTTGAGTATATTGACGATGAGCGCGCCGAACTCCGCGGCGTCACCGCATTTCACCAGTTCATTGGCCCCAAAGGCCTGATGATAGATTTGTTTACCCAACCAGAAGAAGCAGAAAGCCCTCTGGACATGCTTAATGGAGGTTTTATTACTGGCGAAGCTGGCTTAGGACATGTGTCGATAATGTCGAGAGAGCCTGAGCGTAATATAGAATTCTGGCAAGAAATCTTCGACGCCAGGGTCAGTGACAACATCGACATGTCAGTAGGCAATCGCGAGGTTATAGGAGTAACCTTTTTACGTATGAACCCACGTCATCACTCTGTCGCCATAGCAGCAACAAAAGGCCTGCCGCTAGACATGTACAGGACACGTATACAACACTTGAATTTTGAAGTAGCAAAGCTAGATGACCTGTCATCAGCCTATGAGCGATGTAAAGCGTTAAATTGTAAATTTACACGAAATATAGGCCAACACCCTAATGACAAAGAATTGTCCTTTTACGTCACAACACCGTCCGGGTTTGAATTCGAACTAGGATGGGATGCTTTAGTCGTCAATGAATCTTCATGGGAGGAAGGTTTGACTTACCCGAATATGAGCACTTGGGGACATGAAATACCCGGCAGGTTTTCATC
- a CDS encoding bile acid:sodium symporter family protein — protein sequence MDITKILLAITLCLILFSVGMSLTKADFIRVIRSPKTLFIAFFCQLLVIPFCAVLISKIMQLSAPLSLGLLLIAVSPGGASSNLFTRLAGGDTALSISLTAMHSLCAALTIPLLLFLGQYLLSADDTEVVSIPVSFLIQQLVFITFLPLIIGMSLRHFFPAFIMGIEEKVLLVVSLLFFSLIAFMWYTQWNEIVNAFKQAGIATALLLILTCLSGYLIAKAARFKPRQETTLVIEVGIQNSAVAFFIAVNVFDDIMLSTPTAIYSVIMTLSALLIIPIYRRSNSLD from the coding sequence ATGGACATAACAAAAATATTACTCGCAATCACACTATGCTTGATTCTGTTTAGTGTAGGCATGAGTTTGACCAAAGCCGATTTTATACGTGTTATCAGATCACCAAAGACCCTGTTTATTGCCTTTTTTTGCCAACTTTTAGTAATACCTTTCTGTGCTGTATTGATTTCGAAAATAATGCAACTTTCTGCGCCGCTTTCACTAGGTCTATTGCTAATTGCGGTTTCCCCGGGAGGAGCATCATCCAATCTATTTACTCGGCTTGCAGGCGGTGACACTGCACTTTCCATCTCGTTAACAGCCATGCACTCATTATGTGCCGCGCTAACGATACCCTTATTACTTTTTCTTGGACAATATTTGTTGTCAGCAGATGACACCGAAGTCGTATCTATACCAGTATCGTTTTTAATTCAACAGTTAGTTTTCATCACTTTTCTACCGTTGATCATAGGCATGTCATTACGACATTTTTTCCCAGCATTTATCATGGGCATTGAAGAAAAGGTCTTGCTGGTCGTGAGCCTATTGTTTTTTAGTTTAATTGCCTTTATGTGGTATACCCAATGGAACGAAATTGTTAACGCTTTTAAACAAGCGGGCATAGCAACCGCTTTATTACTTATCTTGACCTGCCTTAGTGGATATTTAATAGCAAAAGCGGCTCGATTTAAGCCCCGACAGGAAACCACTCTAGTCATTGAGGTAGGCATCCAAAATAGCGCAGTAGCGTTCTTTATTGCTGTAAACGTTTTCGACGACATTATGCTGAGTACACCCACCGCAATATACTCAGTTATTATGACTCTCTCCGCACTGCTAATTATTCCGATATATAGACGGAGCAACTCATTGGATTAG
- a CDS encoding SCP2 sterol-binding domain-containing protein, whose protein sequence is MTLDELLDRLNKFFNTSGAADIDGVFQFILKDSEDFWIAVKNGDKEIGKGSYDAPSVTVTTSLPVLVGVLDGSVNGMQAFMTGKVKAKGNVLLAQKMSSIFLIA, encoded by the coding sequence ATGACTTTAGATGAGCTTCTGGATAGACTAAATAAATTTTTTAACACTAGTGGTGCTGCGGATATTGATGGTGTATTTCAATTTATTCTCAAAGATTCTGAGGACTTTTGGATAGCAGTTAAAAATGGCGACAAGGAAATCGGCAAGGGTAGCTACGATGCACCTTCTGTTACGGTTACTACAAGCTTGCCTGTTCTTGTTGGTGTTCTTGACGGTTCTGTTAATGGCATGCAGGCTTTTATGACTGGCAAGGTGAAAGCCAAGGGTAACGTTTTGCTAGCTCAGAAGATGAGTAGCATCTTTCTAATCGCTTAA
- a CDS encoding aldehyde reductase gives MERVLVTGATGFIGLHCIAQLLEQGYIVRGTVRSLESEPELRQALSKQGINHDNLNLVEVDLGNAKGWQAAMTDCDYVLHIASPFFIGEPDNPEYWINLATEGTLRVLRTASAAGVKKTVLTSSCGAITENNKSSDIFTENDWTDPHLSRLSTYFKSKTLAERAAWDFVSKQEKDSNMALTCIHPSMIIGPSLSNDIGISNQLIEQLITGAAPATIALHFGYVDVRDVAAAHILAMKNKRSDGHRFIISEQELWIKDAARLLRDQGYSKAPRFELPNALAYIFMVFNRDLKSSAKILGQKRITPADKAKRILDWYPRDIRLSLIETAQQIQSKPQLL, from the coding sequence TTGGAACGCGTCTTGGTAACTGGAGCCACCGGCTTCATCGGACTACATTGTATTGCCCAACTATTGGAACAAGGCTATATCGTTAGAGGCACTGTACGCTCACTCGAAAGTGAACCCGAACTTCGCCAGGCATTATCCAAACAAGGAATCAACCACGACAACCTTAACTTGGTTGAAGTCGACCTTGGCAACGCCAAGGGTTGGCAAGCAGCGATGACGGACTGTGACTATGTACTGCATATTGCGTCACCTTTTTTTATCGGAGAGCCGGACAATCCAGAATACTGGATAAATCTTGCAACCGAAGGAACATTGCGTGTACTTCGCACTGCAAGCGCTGCGGGAGTAAAGAAAACGGTACTGACTTCATCATGTGGGGCTATTACGGAAAACAATAAAAGTAGCGATATCTTTACTGAGAATGATTGGACAGACCCCCACCTATCAAGGCTATCGACCTATTTTAAAAGCAAAACACTTGCTGAACGCGCCGCCTGGGATTTTGTTTCCAAGCAGGAAAAAGATTCAAACATGGCATTAACATGCATTCACCCTAGCATGATCATTGGCCCTTCTCTCAGCAATGATATAGGCATCTCAAATCAATTAATTGAGCAATTGATCACAGGCGCCGCCCCTGCGACTATTGCCCTTCACTTTGGCTATGTTGATGTTCGTGATGTGGCGGCAGCCCATATCCTGGCTATGAAAAATAAGCGCTCTGATGGACACCGTTTCATCATATCCGAGCAAGAACTATGGATTAAAGATGCAGCCCGGTTATTGCGTGATCAAGGTTACAGCAAGGCACCACGATTCGAACTTCCAAATGCCCTTGCTTATATATTTATGGTTTTTAATCGTGACCTAAAAAGCTCTGCAAAGATTCTTGGTCAAAAAAGGATAACGCCTGCCGACAAAGCTAAACGAATACTCGACTGGTACCCACGGGATATAAGGCTGAGCCTGATTGAAACAGCGCAACAAATCCAGAGCAAACCACAACTGCTTTGA
- a CDS encoding arylsulfatase translates to MGQLRIRIYTVFQLLLSLLLFSSNVYASSAAPSFLVIVADDMGWSDIGAFGSEIRTPALDALATGGVTMTNFYVAPTCSPTRAMLMTGVDSHLAGLGTMDGVQAPNQLGSRNYDAQLHHDVVTIAEGLKTAGYATLMSGKWHLGIDESQYPSNRGFDRSFALLEGGASHFGDADPLYRGIEATYLEDGLRAPLPEGFYSSIGYTNKMLDYIRAVDEDKPILAYVAYTAPHDPLQVPDDWLDKYKGVYAEGPAVLRAQRAKQLSVLGLVDSELDLWTSPQIPSFLPAHIKPWPELSSEEQAQASRPMEIYAAMIELMDQQIQRLIDELERSGRLDNTYVIFLSDNGPNGATPLSYPNNTREWFLNNYNHELDQQGKQDTHTYLGREWASAAAAPFKLYKGAVAEGGIRAPLIVIGPSVVANSKSSQVAQVTDLPATFYELASINPETAPAFEGKILPEGRSLVRNWQDTDLVESRSFATELFGQRAVVFDNWKATNFQPPLGRGKWELYDLSKDPVK, encoded by the coding sequence ATGGGGCAGCTGCGTATCCGAATTTATACCGTGTTTCAGTTGTTGCTTTCTTTGCTGTTGTTCTCGTCAAATGTTTATGCCTCGTCGGCAGCCCCTAGTTTTTTAGTGATTGTTGCTGATGATATGGGGTGGTCGGATATTGGGGCATTCGGGAGTGAGATCCGCACTCCTGCTCTCGACGCTCTGGCTACCGGAGGCGTAACAATGACTAATTTTTATGTGGCTCCGACATGCTCGCCTACTCGCGCGATGCTAATGACGGGAGTGGATAGTCATCTTGCCGGTTTAGGCACTATGGACGGAGTGCAGGCCCCAAACCAACTCGGCTCCAGAAATTATGATGCCCAACTTCACCATGATGTGGTGACCATTGCTGAGGGATTAAAAACAGCGGGCTACGCTACACTAATGAGTGGTAAGTGGCATCTGGGAATTGACGAAAGCCAATACCCGAGCAATCGTGGTTTCGACCGTTCCTTCGCTTTATTAGAAGGTGGTGCCAGTCACTTCGGTGATGCTGATCCTCTGTACCGCGGAATAGAGGCCACTTATCTTGAGGACGGGTTAAGGGCTCCATTGCCAGAAGGGTTTTACTCCTCAATTGGCTATACCAATAAAATGTTGGACTATATTCGGGCAGTTGACGAAGATAAACCGATATTGGCTTATGTCGCATACACAGCGCCACACGATCCCTTGCAAGTACCGGATGATTGGTTGGATAAATATAAGGGCGTTTATGCTGAAGGTCCTGCGGTACTCCGGGCTCAAAGAGCTAAGCAGTTATCAGTGCTGGGCTTGGTAGACAGTGAGTTGGATCTCTGGACATCACCACAAATCCCCTCGTTCTTACCGGCCCATATCAAGCCATGGCCTGAACTTAGTAGCGAAGAGCAGGCGCAAGCGAGCAGGCCAATGGAGATTTATGCGGCCATGATCGAGCTGATGGATCAACAAATACAACGATTGATTGATGAGTTAGAGCGTAGCGGCCGTTTAGATAATACTTACGTAATTTTTTTATCGGACAACGGGCCAAATGGTGCTACGCCGTTGTCGTACCCTAATAATACCCGTGAGTGGTTTTTGAATAATTATAACCATGAGCTGGATCAACAAGGTAAGCAAGATACTCATACTTATCTCGGCCGTGAGTGGGCATCAGCAGCCGCAGCCCCGTTTAAGTTGTACAAAGGGGCTGTAGCTGAAGGCGGTATTCGCGCACCGCTGATAGTTATTGGCCCTTCTGTTGTGGCTAACAGCAAGTCAAGTCAGGTCGCACAAGTTACGGATCTACCAGCAACATTTTATGAGCTTGCCAGTATCAACCCCGAGACGGCACCTGCATTTGAGGGAAAGATATTGCCCGAAGGTCGATCCTTGGTTCGCAATTGGCAAGACACCGATCTTGTCGAGTCGCGCTCTTTTGCAACCGAGCTCTTTGGTCAGCGTGCAGTGGTATTTGATAACTGGAAAGCCACCAACTTTCAGCCGCCTTTGGGTCGTGGTAAGTGGGAGTTATATGATCTTTCGAAGGACCCGGTGAAATGA
- a CDS encoding DUF3604 domain-containing protein: MGDTHIHTSFSTDAFIMGVRTLPDDAYTFAKGGEIQHAAGYGIRIKTPLDFAAVTDHSEFLGAMRRLKPDVPLSARSLRTRLLNDSPLRNTLALVRTFIGFKPGDLDVPNADGIAHDAWQEIIDAAERHNDPGRFTSFIGYEWSGTPDNRNLHRNVLYRSSKVPDIPYSSVESKDPRDLWTALEQQREQGMQNFAIPHNGNLSDGRMYDSVAFDGTRFDASYAERRMRNEPLTEMFQIKGSSETNPLLSPEDEFAGFEIYDKKLFTLEPGKAKGSYIRDALRLGIEFSHNEGFNPYRFGVLAGTDSHNASSPVDENNYHGKLPLLDGSAGIRLSKSILIPEERRMGQQWSAQGLSAVWAENNTRASLFDAMLRKETYATSGPRISVRFFGGWQFSEADIQQEDFIDIGYRNGVPMGGTLPASTATAPSFAVVALKDPESGNLDRVQIIKGWVDGSGKSHERIYDVALSDSRKVDPTTNKAPAVGNTVNAKDATYSNSIGATQLAVVWKDPDFDPKSEAFYYARVIEIPTPRWSTFDAIKLGVDAPEPVSIQERAVTSAIWYDPQNEGVATK; this comes from the coding sequence TTGGGGGATACCCATATCCATACAAGTTTTTCTACTGATGCCTTTATCATGGGCGTGCGTACGCTGCCTGATGATGCTTATACTTTCGCTAAAGGTGGAGAAATTCAGCATGCGGCTGGCTATGGTATTCGTATTAAAACACCGTTGGATTTTGCCGCTGTAACTGATCATTCGGAATTTCTCGGTGCAATGCGTCGCTTAAAGCCTGACGTCCCCTTGTCGGCTCGCAGTTTACGTACGCGGTTGCTGAATGATAGCCCGCTCCGTAACACTCTTGCACTAGTACGCACTTTCATTGGTTTCAAACCAGGCGATCTTGATGTTCCGAATGCTGATGGTATAGCACATGATGCTTGGCAGGAGATTATTGATGCTGCAGAGCGCCATAATGATCCAGGCCGCTTCACCAGTTTTATCGGTTACGAGTGGAGTGGCACTCCAGATAACCGTAATCTTCATCGTAATGTACTGTATCGCAGTTCGAAGGTCCCCGATATCCCATACAGTTCTGTAGAGTCCAAAGATCCGCGGGATTTATGGACAGCGTTGGAGCAACAGCGCGAGCAAGGAATGCAGAACTTCGCTATTCCGCATAATGGTAATCTCAGTGATGGACGAATGTATGACAGCGTTGCTTTTGATGGTACTCGTTTTGATGCAAGTTATGCTGAACGCCGCATGCGTAATGAGCCTCTTACAGAAATGTTTCAAATAAAAGGGTCCTCTGAAACTAATCCGTTACTGTCACCTGAAGATGAATTTGCTGGCTTTGAAATTTATGATAAGAAATTATTTACACTGGAGCCTGGCAAAGCGAAGGGCAGTTATATTCGTGATGCTTTGCGCTTAGGGATTGAGTTTTCTCACAACGAAGGTTTTAACCCTTACCGCTTTGGTGTGTTGGCTGGCACAGACAGCCATAATGCCAGTAGCCCGGTGGATGAAAATAATTATCACGGTAAGCTTCCGCTTCTTGATGGCAGTGCGGGTATCAGATTAAGTAAAAGCATATTAATACCAGAAGAACGGCGAATGGGGCAACAATGGAGCGCGCAAGGATTGTCTGCTGTATGGGCAGAAAATAATACACGGGCTTCGTTATTTGATGCAATGCTTCGTAAGGAAACCTATGCTACTTCCGGTCCTCGTATATCAGTACGCTTTTTCGGTGGTTGGCAATTTAGCGAGGCGGATATTCAGCAAGAAGACTTTATTGATATCGGCTATCGCAATGGTGTCCCTATGGGAGGTACTTTGCCTGCATCGACTGCAACAGCGCCAAGCTTTGCCGTTGTTGCATTGAAAGATCCAGAAAGTGGAAATCTCGATCGAGTTCAGATTATCAAAGGTTGGGTGGATGGCTCTGGTAAAAGTCATGAGCGGATCTATGATGTCGCACTCTCGGACAGCCGTAAAGTCGACCCGACTACTAACAAAGCGCCAGCCGTTGGTAATACTGTCAACGCTAAAGATGCAACTTACAGTAATTCGATTGGAGCTACACAACTTGCGGTTGTGTGGAAAGACCCGGACTTTGATCCAAAAAGTGAAGCATTCTACTACGCACGGGTAATTGAAATTCCTACGCCGCGATGGTCAACTTTTGATGCCATTAAACTCGGTGTTGATGCGCCAGAGCCTGTTTCGATTCAGGAGCGCGCGGTGACTTCAGCTATCTGGTACGACCCACAAAATGAAGGTGTAGCTACTAAATAA
- a CDS encoding GGDEF domain-containing protein, with the protein MSEMFITSVMTNTLLQLILAIASFMIIDLPGEKPARYAFRVGLVAYFFCMLLTYVRLQFFADSPSAQKLTFILISWSVGIFLGGISVGFGWRSHHDNIYGVAVFAVACHMLLSFYVLHDIQFRTTLYTISGCLTMAYISYCTIMRKPKTNIADKLIALVAIAILFGIAYKQYALTEIIIDNPETNRYDWIILSPALMAAISLFTFGSYMSDMVAALTAQATRDPLTNLFNRRYLAERATEIFSYAHRHSYPVSLIMLDIDKFKVVNDLYGHDAGDQALIMVAKILLNSSRKEDLVVRLGGEEFVLMLQNMSGLAALELAENLRLKIEKSVCHVGNIDFSFTASFGVFTNENGLMTLEEMLSITDKLLYEAKHNGRNTVVANSPKS; encoded by the coding sequence ATGAGCGAGATGTTTATAACATCAGTGATGACTAATACGCTCTTACAGCTAATTCTCGCCATCGCATCTTTTATGATCATCGACCTGCCTGGTGAAAAGCCGGCAAGATATGCCTTTCGAGTTGGCTTGGTAGCTTACTTTTTTTGCATGCTTCTCACTTATGTGCGCTTGCAATTTTTTGCTGATTCCCCATCAGCGCAGAAACTGACATTTATTCTTATCAGCTGGTCTGTTGGGATTTTTTTAGGGGGTATATCCGTTGGCTTTGGCTGGCGCAGTCATCACGATAACATTTATGGGGTTGCTGTGTTTGCAGTTGCCTGTCATATGCTACTGAGTTTTTATGTGCTTCACGATATACAATTTAGAACCACGCTTTATACAATTTCCGGGTGCCTTACGATGGCTTACATTTCATATTGCACCATCATGCGAAAACCCAAAACCAACATCGCAGACAAGCTGATTGCACTAGTTGCAATAGCAATTTTATTCGGCATTGCCTATAAACAATACGCCCTCACTGAAATCATTATCGATAACCCTGAAACAAATCGCTATGACTGGATCATACTATCCCCCGCTTTAATGGCAGCTATTTCTTTATTTACATTTGGTAGTTACATGAGCGATATGGTTGCAGCATTAACCGCTCAAGCGACCAGAGACCCATTAACCAACCTATTTAATCGTCGGTACTTAGCCGAAAGAGCCACTGAAATTTTTTCCTACGCACATAGACACTCATATCCCGTGTCTCTCATTATGCTAGACATTGATAAGTTTAAAGTAGTAAATGATCTCTATGGACATGATGCAGGCGATCAAGCGCTGATAATGGTTGCCAAAATTCTTTTGAATAGCAGCCGAAAAGAGGACCTAGTCGTGCGTCTGGGCGGTGAGGAATTTGTGTTGATGCTGCAAAACATGTCCGGCTTGGCCGCGCTAGAATTAGCCGAAAATCTCAGACTAAAAATTGAAAAATCAGTATGTCATGTCGGCAATATAGACTTTAGTTTTACCGCAAGTTTTGGTGTTTTCACCAATGAAAACGGCTTAATGACACTTGAAGAAATGCTATCAATCACCGATAAATTACTTTACGAAGCTAAACATAATGGGAGAAATACCGTAGTGGCTAACTCTCCCAAGAGCTGA
- a CDS encoding VOC family protein: MAARLGQYCVAVTDLKRSEDFYTRIIGLQVLQRIEIEGAREIVLGAAGSDNKIQLAQREDITGPIDHGNALWKFYLYIDDIETTYQAALDYGCQSEMEPQRLEEWPVTVAFIIDPDGYRIELLQSH, from the coding sequence ATGGCGGCAAGACTTGGACAATATTGCGTTGCAGTCACAGACCTTAAACGCTCAGAAGATTTCTATACACGCATTATTGGCTTGCAAGTTCTGCAACGCATCGAGATTGAAGGCGCAAGAGAAATCGTGCTAGGGGCAGCGGGCTCTGACAATAAAATTCAACTGGCGCAGCGTGAAGATATCACTGGCCCGATAGATCACGGCAATGCATTGTGGAAGTTCTACCTATATATTGATGATATAGAAACAACATACCAAGCAGCGCTAGATTACGGCTGTCAATCAGAAATGGAACCTCAGCGCTTAGAAGAGTGGCCAGTGACCGTCGCTTTTATTATTGATCCAGATGGCTACCGAATAGAGCTCCTGCAATCACATTGA
- a CDS encoding TonB-dependent receptor, whose protein sequence is MDLRLQVLDNLSIEYAYDRFEADQNPTMLAITESESFANIIPSLYPVIQAATSSDRPDSIANNSSNASDVDIEGHTLILTYDITDTAIGDLTFKSITGYRDLYTLSQSDFDGTHLDLFRFNLENEFEQTTQEFQLLGTSEQLKYTVGLFYYEDQWDTDNPRWTFQFGGNDFDTSKRGAKDESIAAFGQLTWTPGGFDNRLDLTGGLRWTRETKDVYALWQDISIYNTDLTDPNAGVYLRDSLGNPVFDSNGELIPMEAKDTWEEVTPMAVASWRFNENINGYAKISTGFKSGGFDGVATNNASFRRGFDPEEMTTYEVGLKSRLADNRVQLNMSYFYNDYENFQAGLFLEEVVGTVVLNAGEASMQGVEIELTARPSTHLELSLNYGWLDTEYQNFKESNGVDISNDRFFAYSPEQTVFASAKYTFDPFSIGTLALRLDYSWTDDYFVTITDDPTTNVDAFGLLSARAELTEIAVGNSHIRVAAWGKNLTDEEYWNAAINLSVYTVNQWADPRSYGLEIAFDF, encoded by the coding sequence ATCGATTTACGCCTGCAAGTTCTGGATAATTTAAGTATCGAATATGCTTATGACCGTTTCGAAGCAGACCAAAACCCGACCATGCTAGCCATCACTGAATCGGAAAGTTTTGCCAATATTATTCCCAGTCTGTACCCCGTTATACAAGCAGCGACTAGCAGCGATCGCCCAGACAGCATTGCCAATAACAGCAGCAATGCTAGCGATGTGGACATCGAAGGACATACATTGATACTCACCTACGACATTACAGATACCGCTATAGGTGATCTGACGTTTAAATCGATTACAGGTTATCGCGATCTTTATACACTGAGCCAATCAGATTTTGACGGCACCCATCTCGACCTGTTCCGTTTCAATTTAGAAAATGAGTTTGAACAAACTACTCAAGAATTTCAATTATTGGGCACTAGTGAACAACTAAAGTATACCGTTGGCCTGTTCTACTACGAAGACCAATGGGACACTGATAATCCGCGTTGGACTTTTCAATTTGGTGGTAATGATTTTGACACCAGTAAGCGTGGTGCAAAAGACGAATCTATTGCAGCGTTTGGGCAATTGACATGGACACCTGGTGGCTTTGATAACCGGCTAGACTTGACCGGGGGTTTACGTTGGACCCGGGAGACCAAGGATGTATATGCACTATGGCAAGACATCAGCATCTATAACACGGACCTGACTGACCCAAACGCGGGTGTCTACTTGCGTGACAGCTTGGGTAATCCAGTATTTGATAGCAATGGCGAACTTATTCCTATGGAAGCCAAAGATACCTGGGAGGAAGTAACGCCTATGGCTGTGGCCAGTTGGCGCTTTAATGAAAATATCAATGGCTACGCAAAAATCTCAACTGGCTTTAAAAGCGGTGGTTTTGATGGCGTAGCCACTAATAACGCCTCATTCAGAAGAGGCTTTGATCCAGAAGAAATGACCACCTATGAAGTAGGCTTAAAAAGTCGCCTCGCTGACAATCGAGTGCAACTAAATATGTCTTATTTTTATAATGATTATGAAAATTTTCAGGCAGGCTTATTTCTTGAAGAGGTTGTAGGTACGGTAGTGCTTAATGCTGGCGAAGCCTCAATGCAGGGGGTTGAAATAGAGCTAACAGCGCGCCCAAGCACCCATCTGGAATTATCCCTGAACTACGGATGGCTCGATACCGAATATCAAAACTTTAAGGAAAGTAATGGTGTCGATATTTCGAATGATCGATTTTTTGCCTATTCACCAGAGCAAACAGTTTTTGCATCCGCAAAGTATACCTTTGACCCATTTAGTATTGGAACGCTGGCGCTTCGGCTAGATTACTCCTGGACAGATGACTATTTCGTCACGATTACTGATGACCCTACGACCAATGTTGACGCCTTCGGACTACTCAGCGCTCGCGCAGAACTCACTGAAATAGCTGTTGGGAATAGCCACATACGAGTTGCCGCTTGGGGGAAAAACCTAACAGATGAAGAGTATTGGAATGCGGCAATTAATTTGAGCGTATACACCGTCAACCAGTGGGCAGACCCGCGCAGCTACGGTTTAGAAATAGCGTTCGACTTTTAA
- a CDS encoding TonB-dependent receptor, whose translation MTQAAPAILEEVIITAQRREENLQQSPLSVTALDNTTLNDLRATDIKGISDFTPNLQITPTIGGSVNAAINIRGAINANNNLSRDNAVGLYLNGVPIGKTSGAIFDSVDLERIEILRGPQGTLYGKNTIGGAINLIPKKPSGELGGNLSVGIGNKDLLEVRGSMDLPKAGAVGEGLGELSLRASGFTESVMVFLRMMTHQIATLIIRTNGAAESIYACKFWII comes from the coding sequence TTGACTCAGGCAGCACCAGCAATTCTGGAAGAAGTTATCATTACCGCCCAACGTCGAGAGGAAAATTTACAGCAATCGCCCCTTTCAGTAACAGCCTTGGATAACACAACGCTAAATGACTTAAGAGCGACCGATATTAAAGGTATTTCAGATTTCACACCGAACCTGCAAATCACACCGACGATTGGCGGCTCAGTTAATGCAGCTATCAATATTCGCGGGGCTATCAACGCCAACAACAATCTCAGTAGAGACAATGCGGTAGGTTTATATCTGAACGGTGTTCCCATAGGGAAAACATCTGGCGCTATTTTTGATAGCGTTGACCTTGAACGCATCGAGATTTTGAGAGGGCCACAAGGAACTTTGTACGGCAAAAATACAATTGGCGGCGCTATCAACTTAATTCCTAAAAAGCCCAGTGGTGAACTCGGTGGCAATTTAAGTGTGGGAATTGGAAATAAAGATTTGTTGGAAGTTCGTGGTTCAATGGACCTTCCTAAAGCAGGTGCCGTTGGTGAGGGGCTTGGAGAATTAAGTTTACGTGCCTCAGGTTTTACCGAGAGCGTGATGGTTTTTTTGAGAATGATGACCCATCAAATAGCGACTTTGATAATAAGGACCAATGGGGCGGCCGAATCGATTTACGCCTGCAAGTTCTGGATAATTTAA